The Mycolicibacterium mageritense genome contains a region encoding:
- a CDS encoding DUF4153 domain-containing protein codes for MTTAPPGYPGVHPVMAPPPLIGPALPRYGEPGWTVWSRRIWPIDPLAAAPRRVLVLAGVAGLIGTALWRPSVLSIGYLLVAVLVFGVVYGTADRRPSRLELAGIALTLALFAVPGLLAADWLGVLCIMAGWMLGWCTLFGGHTWTAVFTGPFMAWALPARVTRWVQRALPRRTNIPNLGRVAVVVAVTVVLVLLFGALFAAADPAFAHLAGSLTPALDGGEFIARTVVFAIVVAFVLGGAYLMRFAPKLDAMAPPPMRPVPRWEWALPLGVLDALFIAFVVVQAAVLFGGHTHVLETEGLTYAEYARQGFWQLLWVSALTMLVLGAVIRVASRVSAADRRALRVLVGILCATSVVVVISAIHRMWLYQQAYGFSTDRLMVVTIELWLGVVFLLVAAAGIRMSARWLPRAVLVAGVLALLGLAALNPERLVADRNIDRFEATGQIDLEYLSRLSSDIDPALHRLPELVRTCVKSRPAEQDSWYTFNLSRAKADRPVAVELPQYCSAYWDTVAMR; via the coding sequence ATGACGACAGCGCCACCCGGGTATCCCGGGGTCCATCCGGTGATGGCCCCGCCACCCCTGATCGGGCCGGCGCTGCCGCGCTACGGCGAGCCGGGCTGGACCGTGTGGTCGCGCCGGATCTGGCCGATCGATCCGTTGGCGGCCGCGCCCCGGCGGGTGCTGGTGTTGGCCGGGGTCGCAGGCTTGATCGGTACCGCGCTGTGGCGGCCCTCGGTGCTCAGCATCGGCTATCTGCTGGTCGCTGTGCTGGTGTTCGGCGTGGTGTACGGCACCGCGGATCGCCGGCCGTCGAGGCTGGAACTGGCGGGGATCGCGTTGACCCTCGCGCTGTTCGCCGTCCCAGGGCTGCTGGCCGCGGACTGGCTCGGCGTGCTGTGCATCATGGCCGGGTGGATGCTCGGATGGTGCACGTTGTTCGGCGGTCACACGTGGACCGCGGTGTTCACCGGGCCCTTCATGGCGTGGGCGTTGCCCGCGCGGGTCACGCGCTGGGTCCAGCGGGCGCTGCCACGGCGGACGAACATTCCCAACCTCGGTCGCGTCGCCGTGGTCGTCGCGGTGACCGTGGTGCTGGTGCTGTTGTTCGGCGCCTTGTTCGCCGCGGCAGACCCGGCGTTCGCGCACCTGGCAGGCAGTCTGACACCCGCGCTGGACGGTGGTGAATTCATCGCTCGCACAGTGGTGTTCGCGATCGTGGTGGCGTTCGTGCTGGGCGGGGCGTATCTGATGCGGTTCGCCCCGAAGCTCGACGCGATGGCACCGCCGCCGATGCGGCCGGTGCCCCGGTGGGAGTGGGCGCTGCCGCTGGGCGTGCTCGACGCGCTGTTCATCGCTTTCGTCGTGGTGCAGGCCGCGGTGCTGTTCGGCGGGCACACGCATGTTCTGGAAACCGAGGGGCTGACGTACGCAGAGTACGCGCGGCAGGGTTTCTGGCAGTTGCTGTGGGTGTCCGCGCTGACCATGCTGGTGCTCGGCGCCGTGATCCGGGTGGCCTCGCGCGTCAGTGCCGCCGACCGCCGCGCATTGCGGGTGCTCGTCGGGATCTTGTGTGCCACTTCGGTTGTGGTGGTGATCTCCGCGATCCACCGCATGTGGCTGTATCAGCAGGCCTACGGTTTCAGCACCGACCGGCTCATGGTGGTGACGATCGAACTGTGGCTCGGCGTGGTGTTCCTGCTGGTGGCTGCGGCAGGCATCCGGATGTCGGCGCGCTGGCTGCCACGGGCCGTCCTCGTCGCCGGCGTGCTGGCCCTGCTGGGGTTGGCCGCCCTCAACCCCGAACGATTGGTCGCCGACCGCAACATCGACCGTTTCGAAGCGACCGGGCAGATCGATCTGGAGTACCTGTCCCGGTTGTCCTCGGACATCGACCCGGCGCTGCACCGGCTCCCGGAGCTGGTGCGGACGTGCGTGAAATCCCGGCCTGCGGAACAGGATTCCTGGTATACCTTCAACCTGTCGCGGGCGAAGGCCGACCGCCCGGTGGCCGTCGAACTGCCGCAATACTGCTCGGCGTACTGGGACACCGTCGCGATGCGGTAG
- a CDS encoding HAMP domain-containing sensor histidine kinase has translation MAELWDRLPRPLDPFASFKVKTGLLVGGAILLASFTFWVGASWQFRYALLAALATSLILTQFLAHGMTSPLRQMTTAARAMAQGDYSIRVRATSRDEIGQLAVAFNQMAADLGAADEYRRGLIGNVSHELRTPITALQAVLENVVDGVAEPDPATMRMALAQTERLGELVTNLLDLSRIEGGAIPLQISRFEVDEFLRDAVEHATVAAADVTVSVRVSPPGLHAVADPARLRQVVVNLVDNAIRHSPPGGRVTVLAAAAGTSGLRLEVCDEGPGIPPAERERVFQRFTRGATSDGGTGLGLAIARWAVELHGGTIEVLDAHAGCRIRVTVGEQMEESV, from the coding sequence GTGGCCGAGCTGTGGGACCGGCTGCCCCGGCCGCTGGATCCGTTCGCATCGTTCAAGGTGAAGACCGGGCTCCTGGTCGGCGGGGCGATCCTGTTGGCGTCGTTCACGTTCTGGGTCGGTGCCAGCTGGCAGTTCCGGTACGCGCTGCTCGCCGCGCTCGCGACGTCATTGATCTTGACGCAGTTCCTCGCGCATGGCATGACCTCGCCGCTGCGGCAGATGACGACCGCCGCCCGCGCGATGGCGCAGGGCGACTACAGCATCCGGGTCCGGGCCACGTCGCGCGATGAAATCGGCCAGTTGGCAGTCGCATTCAATCAGATGGCGGCCGACCTCGGCGCCGCGGACGAATACCGGCGCGGCTTGATCGGCAACGTGTCCCACGAACTGCGCACGCCGATCACGGCCCTGCAGGCGGTGTTGGAGAACGTGGTCGACGGCGTTGCCGAACCGGACCCCGCGACCATGCGGATGGCGCTCGCACAGACCGAACGACTCGGTGAGCTGGTGACCAATCTGCTCGATCTCTCGCGCATCGAAGGCGGTGCGATCCCGTTGCAGATCAGCAGGTTCGAGGTCGACGAGTTCCTGCGGGACGCGGTTGAGCACGCCACGGTGGCGGCAGCCGACGTGACGGTGAGCGTTCGGGTGTCGCCGCCCGGTTTGCACGCTGTGGCCGACCCGGCCCGGCTGCGTCAGGTGGTGGTCAACTTGGTGGACAACGCTATTCGGCACAGCCCGCCCGGCGGGCGCGTCACCGTGCTGGCCGCCGCGGCAGGCACGTCCGGCCTGCGGTTGGAGGTGTGCGACGAGGGCCCCGGAATCCCGCCGGCCGAGCGCGAACGCGTGTTCCAGAGGTTCACCAGGGGTGCGACGTCCGACGGCGGGACGGGTCTCGGCCTGGCCATCGCCCGGTGGGCCGTCGAACTGCACGGCGGAACCATCGAAGTGTTGGACGCCCACGCGGGGTGCCGGATCAGGGTCACCGTCGGGGAACAGATGGAGGAGTCAGTATGA
- a CDS encoding AmiS/UreI family transporter encodes MGNVGLLLVGVALFVNGLVSVGVVSPRGAAPLNLFVGAAQVVLPTLVLVQSAGEPTTVNATWPSYLFGFTYLWFGFIQIFDIDPRGFGWYSSFVAAIALLYAVRSIGTDPVFAVIWATWAIMWTLFFVLLGLGVTKAGRVDLGHFTGWFLVLLGVPTCTLSGLLLLNGIWPTSAYAGLSALALLAFAAVLSAVLAQRSAREGADESAVEVAQATAVGGVPQPA; translated from the coding sequence ATGGGGAACGTCGGATTGCTTCTGGTGGGTGTGGCACTGTTCGTGAACGGACTGGTGTCGGTCGGGGTGGTCAGCCCGCGAGGTGCTGCGCCACTGAACCTGTTCGTGGGTGCCGCCCAGGTGGTCCTGCCGACGCTGGTGCTCGTTCAATCGGCCGGTGAGCCGACCACCGTCAACGCGACCTGGCCGAGCTACTTGTTCGGCTTCACATATCTGTGGTTCGGCTTCATCCAGATCTTCGACATCGACCCACGCGGCTTCGGCTGGTACAGCTCCTTCGTTGCTGCCATAGCGCTTCTCTATGCCGTCAGGAGTATCGGCACCGATCCAGTGTTCGCGGTCATCTGGGCGACCTGGGCGATCATGTGGACGCTGTTCTTCGTGCTGCTCGGACTTGGCGTGACGAAGGCGGGCCGAGTCGATCTCGGGCACTTCACCGGGTGGTTTCTGGTCCTGTTGGGCGTTCCGACCTGCACGTTGTCGGGGCTCTTGCTGCTGAACGGGATCTGGCCGACCTCAGCGTATGCAGGGCTGAGCGCGCTGGCGCTGCTCGCATTCGCCGCGGTACTTTCCGCGGTATTGGCGCAGCGCAGCGCTCGCGAAGGCGCAGACGAATCTGCAGTCGAAGTCGCGCAAGCCACTGCGGTCGGTGGTGTCCCGCAGCCTGCATAG
- the kstR2 gene encoding TetR family transcriptional regulator KstR2, with protein sequence MAPETSSQPASRRDELLELAATMFAERGLKATTVRDIADSAGILSGSLYHHFKSKEQMVEEVLRDFLDWLFARYQVIVDSAATPLERLSGMFMTSFEAIEHRHAQVVIYQDEAKRLSAQPQFAFVEARNKEQRKMWIDILQQGMADGSFRPDLDVDLVYRFIRDTTWVSVRWYQPGGPLSAEQVGRQYLAIVLGGITLSKETNNA encoded by the coding sequence ATGGCGCCGGAAACCTCCAGCCAGCCGGCAAGCAGGCGGGACGAGCTCCTTGAGCTCGCAGCGACGATGTTCGCCGAGCGCGGTCTGAAAGCAACGACCGTCCGCGATATCGCCGACTCCGCAGGCATCCTCTCGGGCAGTCTGTACCACCACTTCAAGTCCAAAGAACAAATGGTCGAAGAGGTGCTGCGGGACTTCCTGGACTGGCTGTTCGCCCGCTATCAGGTCATCGTGGACAGCGCGGCGACCCCCTTGGAGCGGCTCTCGGGCATGTTCATGACGTCTTTCGAGGCCATCGAGCACCGGCACGCGCAGGTGGTGATCTACCAGGACGAGGCCAAACGGTTGTCCGCGCAGCCACAGTTCGCGTTCGTCGAGGCGCGCAACAAAGAGCAGCGCAAGATGTGGATCGACATCCTGCAGCAGGGCATGGCCGACGGCTCGTTCCGGCCAGACCTCGACGTCGACCTGGTGTACCGATTCATCCGCGACACCACATGGGTCTCGGTCCGGTGGTATCAGCCCGGCGGACCACTCTCGGCCGAGCAGGTCGGGCGCCAATACCTCGCC
- a CDS encoding response regulator transcription factor, whose translation MKRILVVDDEPTILSAVATRLRAEAFDVETAVDGPSAVATAAATQPDLVVLDVMLPGFDGLEVCRRIQAERAVPVLMLTARTDETDMLIGLGIGADDYLTKPFSMRELVARVRVLLRRVDRAAGDQPLSVGDYRIDLAERRVHQGEQEIHLTRTEFDLLAFLAGRPRAAVARETLLEHVWGWAAEVETRTVDSHVKALRRKLGSDLIRTVHGVGYSLETPK comes from the coding sequence GTGAAGCGAATCCTGGTGGTCGACGACGAGCCGACGATCCTGTCCGCGGTGGCCACCCGGCTGCGCGCCGAGGCGTTCGACGTCGAGACCGCCGTCGATGGACCATCGGCGGTAGCAACCGCCGCGGCGACCCAGCCGGATCTGGTGGTGCTCGACGTGATGCTGCCGGGCTTCGACGGGCTGGAGGTGTGCCGGCGCATCCAGGCCGAGCGGGCTGTGCCGGTGCTCATGTTGACGGCCCGCACCGACGAGACCGACATGCTGATCGGTCTCGGCATCGGTGCTGACGACTACCTGACCAAGCCGTTCAGCATGCGGGAACTGGTGGCCCGGGTCCGGGTCTTGCTGCGGCGCGTGGACCGCGCGGCCGGTGACCAGCCGCTGTCGGTGGGCGACTACCGCATCGACCTGGCCGAGCGACGGGTCCATCAGGGCGAGCAGGAGATCCACCTCACCCGAACCGAATTCGACCTGCTGGCGTTTCTGGCCGGCCGGCCCCGGGCCGCGGTGGCCCGGGAGACGCTGCTCGAACACGTCTGGGGGTGGGCTGCGGAGGTCGAAACCCGCACGGTCGACAGCCACGTCAAGGCGCTGCGCCGCAAGCTCGGGTCGGACCTGATCCGCACGGTGCACGGCGTCGGTTACTCACTGGAGACGCCGAAATGA
- a CDS encoding cysteine hydrolase, translating into MFRTRNAEGKTVTALAVDGSPRITPLEPVELDAAALGYPADNTAAIPPLAKQWESLDFREILSRPAAFLSISQSNSLYKPGGVQYAEGHAFRGSLAATVKAVKAARSAPNFVSFNWIGFSVFREDYPKTDFDKAQYAGWTGHINATPEQIAWDNELVGELRELVEPGDNELYEKALQTAFVGTDLPGALNRQRVEVIVLTGIHLDWCVEGNARAARDHGLLPIVIGDATGAVHPDHERAAFERINNFFAPVITSDQFVDWVGR; encoded by the coding sequence ATGTTTCGTACACGTAACGCCGAAGGGAAGACTGTGACCGCACTCGCCGTCGACGGCTCACCGAGAATCACACCGCTCGAGCCGGTCGAGCTCGATGCCGCCGCGCTGGGTTATCCAGCCGACAACACCGCCGCCATTCCGCCGCTGGCCAAACAGTGGGAGAGCCTCGATTTCCGTGAGATCCTCTCGAGGCCGGCCGCTTTCCTGTCGATCAGCCAATCCAATTCGCTGTACAAGCCGGGCGGGGTTCAGTACGCCGAGGGGCACGCCTTCCGGGGCAGTCTCGCTGCGACCGTCAAGGCGGTGAAAGCCGCACGTTCGGCACCGAATTTCGTGTCCTTCAACTGGATTGGATTCTCGGTGTTCCGCGAGGATTATCCGAAAACCGATTTCGACAAAGCACAGTACGCCGGGTGGACCGGTCACATCAACGCGACGCCTGAACAAATCGCCTGGGACAACGAGCTTGTCGGCGAACTGCGCGAGCTGGTCGAGCCCGGCGACAACGAGTTGTACGAGAAGGCCCTGCAGACGGCTTTCGTCGGTACGGACCTGCCCGGCGCGTTGAACCGGCAACGGGTTGAGGTCATCGTGCTCACCGGCATTCATCTCGACTGGTGCGTGGAAGGCAATGCCCGGGCCGCACGTGACCACGGCCTGCTGCCCATCGTGATCGGCGATGCGACCGGTGCCGTGCATCCCGACCACGAGCGCGCCGCGTTCGAACGGATCAACAACTTTTTCGCGCCGGTCATCACGTCCGACCAGTTCGTGGATTGGGTCGGCCGCTGA